From Acidobacteriota bacterium, one genomic window encodes:
- a CDS encoding cytochrome c3 family protein, translated as MGQIFHRGANNIAKASIFVAIIAGGLAFYAYTQIARSSYLTNQGLERPQPVQFSHKHHVGDDGIDCRYCHTAVETSSSAGMPPTQTCMNCHTQIWADSPYLEPVRASFRDNKPIEWVRVHDLPEFAYFNHSIHVAKGVGCASCHGDIANMASVYQQNTLQMEWCLACHRDPGPNIRPKAEIFNTAWNKDDITPEQEKEVAETIKKLRSKEFMTSCSTCHR; from the coding sequence ATGGGACAGATCTTTCATCGCGGAGCGAATAACATTGCCAAGGCAAGTATTTTCGTTGCAATTATTGCGGGCGGCCTCGCGTTTTACGCGTACACGCAGATCGCTCGGTCGTCATACCTGACAAATCAAGGGCTCGAGCGGCCGCAGCCCGTACAGTTCAGCCACAAGCACCACGTCGGCGATGACGGCATCGATTGCCGCTACTGTCACACTGCGGTTGAAACTTCATCGTCGGCCGGAATGCCGCCGACGCAAACCTGTATGAACTGCCACACGCAGATCTGGGCGGACAGCCCGTATCTGGAACCGGTTCGCGCGAGCTTCCGCGACAACAAACCGATCGAATGGGTCCGCGTTCACGACCTTCCCGAATTTGCCTATTTCAATCACAGCATACACGTCGCGAAGGGAGTCGGGTGCGCGTCGTGTCACGGCGACATTGCGAATATGGCGAGCGTTTACCAACAGAACACGCTTCAGATGGAATGGTGTCTCGCGTGCCATCGGGATCCGGGGCCGAATATTCGTCCGAAAGCAGAGATCTTCAACACCGCCTGGAACAAGGACGACATAACGCCGGAGCAGGAAAAGGAAGTCGCCGAAACGATCAAGAAATTGCGCAGCAAGGAATTTATGACGAGCTGTTCGACGTGTCATCGTTAG
- a CDS encoding DedA family protein, with protein sequence MEQLSQLIEQYGIYAVFVLCTVEGDITLLLSGAMAHSSFFGDYSFIKIFIAGTLGGMVGDSFGYMIGRVFHEKAKHYRFYQMAQPRIERLIDKFGGFAIIISKYIYGIRAGMCLFYGIAKTPFWRFLMLDAISCATWVLVLAGSGYFFSGAITSILGNFKQVGISLFFVVLVGIIIFYVVERYWLSEKVEEVTPETLHKIEERIQVLEDVAQEKLHGLGERLHLTSPKGDEDAPKPKEKAAGASKE encoded by the coding sequence ATGGAACAGCTTTCGCAACTTATCGAACAATACGGCATTTACGCCGTTTTCGTGTTGTGTACCGTCGAAGGTGACATCACCCTGCTCCTTTCCGGGGCGATGGCGCACAGCTCGTTTTTCGGTGACTATAGTTTCATAAAGATATTCATCGCGGGCACGCTCGGCGGTATGGTCGGAGATAGTTTCGGCTATATGATCGGCCGGGTTTTTCACGAAAAGGCAAAACATTACCGCTTCTATCAAATGGCGCAGCCGCGGATCGAGCGGTTGATCGACAAATTCGGCGGATTCGCGATCATCATCTCGAAATACATCTACGGGATCCGCGCCGGAATGTGCCTGTTCTACGGAATCGCGAAAACGCCGTTTTGGCGTTTTCTGATGCTCGACGCGATAAGTTGCGCAACGTGGGTCCTGGTTCTCGCCGGTTCGGGCTACTTCTTTAGCGGCGCGATTACGAGCATTCTCGGCAACTTCAAACAGGTTGGGATCTCGCTCTTCTTTGTCGTTCTTGTCGGAATCATCATCTTTTACGTTGTCGAACGCTACTGGCTTTCTGAAAAGGTCGAAGAGGTCACGCCTGAGACTCTGCATAAGATCGAAGAGAGGATACAGGTTCTCGAAGACGTCGCGCAGGAAAAACTTCACGGACTCGGCGAACGCCTGCACCTGACCTCGCCGAAGGGCGATGAAGACGCCCCGAAACCGAAAGAAAAAGCGGCCGGCGCCTCGAAAGAATAG
- a CDS encoding AI-2E family transporter yields MPATGSENAKFVVKVLIAVSIVVFVCLIGLLAYFTIDVILLVFAAILLSIFLRGLADLVNTGGRLSEGLSVFLVSTILLIVLAGAVSLLAPDIVDQYRNLRTELPKSWLKIDEYLNQFGWGRAILEQLPDSTEIKRRISEVDFSNLLSQVGGYFSSTVGAIGNFFIMILLAIYLASEPRLHTDGLTKLFPITVRPRVSEIVGEIGNTLQWWLIGKTVSMIFIGLLTWIGLSILGVPLALTLGLIAGLLSFIPNFGPIFSAVPAILLAFIDSPIKALYVLILFIVVQLIESNLVTPYIERRTVELPPALTVAFQIVLGVTIGGLGLVLATPILAVLMVLVQKAYIEGVLGDPGEVVKTKKGKSKDVPDEPASASQEK; encoded by the coding sequence ATGCCTGCAACCGGGTCTGAAAACGCAAAATTCGTCGTCAAGGTTCTGATCGCGGTTTCGATCGTAGTCTTTGTCTGCCTCATCGGACTGCTCGCATATTTCACGATCGATGTCATCTTACTTGTTTTCGCCGCCATTCTCTTGAGTATCTTTCTGCGCGGATTGGCGGATCTCGTCAATACCGGCGGCCGGCTTTCCGAGGGGCTTTCGGTTTTCCTGGTTTCGACGATCTTGCTGATAGTCCTCGCGGGCGCCGTCTCGCTGCTCGCGCCCGATATCGTCGACCAATATCGAAATCTGCGCACGGAACTTCCCAAATCCTGGCTCAAGATTGATGAGTACCTGAATCAATTCGGGTGGGGCCGCGCGATTCTCGAACAGTTGCCGGACAGCACCGAGATCAAGCGACGCATCAGCGAGGTCGACTTTTCGAATCTGCTGTCGCAGGTCGGCGGATATTTTTCATCGACGGTCGGGGCGATCGGCAACTTTTTCATAATGATCCTGCTGGCGATCTACCTCGCCAGCGAACCGCGACTCCATACTGACGGGCTGACGAAACTCTTCCCCATCACGGTCCGGCCGCGCGTGTCCGAGATTGTCGGTGAGATCGGAAACACGCTTCAATGGTGGTTGATCGGAAAGACCGTTTCGATGATCTTCATCGGCTTGCTGACCTGGATCGGACTTTCGATTCTCGGGGTTCCGCTCGCGCTGACGCTTGGACTGATCGCCGGGCTTCTGTCATTCATTCCCAACTTCGGACCGATCTTCTCGGCGGTTCCGGCGATCCTTTTGGCGTTCATCGACAGCCCGATCAAGGCGCTTTACGTGCTTATCCTGTTCATCGTCGTTCAGTTGATCGAGTCAAACCTGGTGACGCCGTACATCGAACGCCGGACGGTCGAATTGCCGCCGGCTCTGACCGTCGCTTTTCAGATCGTCCTCGGCGTGACAATCGGCGGTCTCGGACTGGTTTTGGCGACGCCGATTCTCGCCGTGTTGATGGTTCTCGTGCAAAAGGCCTATATCGAAGGCGTTCTCGGCGACCCCGGAGAAGTCGTGAAAACGAAGAAGGGAAAAAGTAAAGACGTTCCGGACGAACCTGCCTCAGCCTCTCAAGAAAAATGA
- the purQ gene encoding phosphoribosylformylglycinamidine synthase subunit PurQ, protein MKFGVLVFPGSNCDHDAYHVISKHVGQPVDFVWHKETDLSSYDAIIVPGGFSYGDYLRCGALAKFSPVMGAVKEFAASGKFVFGICNGFQILCEAGLLPGALIRNRDLHFICKHVNLRVENASTPFTSATTAGEVLSIPIAHAEGNFVCDDETFNRLEENGQIVFRYCDESGEVTDAANPNGARSNIAGICNENGNVLGMMPHPERACEELLGSNDGREIFRSLTNSIAQRAS, encoded by the coding sequence ATGAAATTCGGAGTTCTGGTATTTCCAGGTTCAAATTGCGATCACGACGCTTATCACGTGATCTCGAAACACGTCGGCCAGCCGGTCGATTTTGTCTGGCACAAAGAGACCGACCTGAGCAGTTACGACGCGATCATCGTTCCTGGCGGCTTTTCCTACGGCGATTATCTGCGTTGCGGCGCGCTGGCGAAATTCTCGCCGGTGATGGGCGCGGTAAAGGAATTCGCGGCTTCGGGCAAGTTCGTTTTCGGGATCTGCAACGGTTTTCAGATACTTTGCGAGGCGGGGCTTTTGCCGGGCGCTTTGATCCGCAACCGCGATCTGCATTTTATCTGCAAACACGTGAATCTGCGCGTCGAAAATGCGTCGACGCCGTTCACGAGCGCCACTACTGCGGGTGAGGTATTGTCGATCCCGATCGCGCACGCCGAGGGCAATTTCGTCTGCGACGACGAGACGTTCAACCGTCTTGAAGAGAACGGCCAGATCGTCTTCCGTTATTGCGACGAGAGCGGCGAGGTCACCGACGCCGCGAACCCGAACGGCGCGCGCTCGAACATCGCCGGCATCTGCAACGAGAACGGCAACGTCCTCGGAATGATGCCGCATCCCGAACGCGCCTGCGAAGAGTTGCTCGGTTCAAACGACGGCCGCGAGATCTTCAGATCGCTCACCAATTCGATCGCGCAAAGGGCGAGCTGA
- a CDS encoding adenylosuccinate lyase, whose translation MIERYTLPEMGALWSLHNKFQKWLDVEIAVCEVHAEDGIIPADALEDIKSKAAFTVERVNEIEKTTDHDVIAFTTNLAENIGPAARFVHYGLTSSDVVDTANALLLRDSCDLLLAKVDSLLEVLKRRAFEFRDTPQIGRTHGIHAEPTSFGLCWALWYAEFRRNRDRLVRAREAVAVGKISGAVGAFAHLAPSVEERVCARLGIGAAEVSTQVIQRDRYAEYLCTLGIIASSLEKIALQVRHWQRTEVREAQEKFKTGQKGSSAMPHKRNPILSERICGMARTIRANAVVGLENVALWHERDISHSSAERIVLPDSSAALDYILAKTTSLLDTLIVYPENMLKNLNLTRGLVFSGQLLLALTQKGVSREDSYAWTQRNAMKVWDEGGEYRELVMKDADISSKLSPEEIARAFDVKHYLRNVETVFKRVFD comes from the coding sequence ATGATCGAACGATACACACTGCCGGAAATGGGCGCGCTCTGGTCGCTTCATAACAAGTTTCAGAAATGGCTCGACGTCGAGATTGCCGTTTGCGAGGTCCACGCCGAGGACGGCATCATTCCTGCCGACGCGCTTGAGGACATCAAATCAAAGGCGGCGTTCACGGTCGAACGCGTCAACGAGATCGAGAAGACGACCGATCACGACGTTATCGCTTTCACGACGAATCTGGCCGAGAACATCGGCCCGGCGGCGCGCTTCGTGCATTACGGACTGACTTCATCGGACGTCGTCGATACGGCGAATGCGCTTCTCTTGCGCGATTCGTGCGATCTTTTGCTTGCCAAAGTTGATTCGCTGCTCGAGGTCCTGAAACGCCGCGCGTTCGAGTTCAGGGACACACCGCAGATCGGCCGGACGCACGGGATACACGCGGAGCCGACGTCGTTCGGGTTGTGCTGGGCACTTTGGTATGCCGAGTTCAGGCGCAATCGCGATCGGCTCGTGCGGGCGCGCGAGGCGGTTGCCGTCGGCAAGATCTCGGGCGCGGTCGGCGCGTTCGCGCATCTCGCGCCGTCGGTCGAAGAACGTGTCTGCGCGCGGCTCGGTATCGGTGCCGCGGAGGTTTCGACTCAGGTAATTCAGCGCGACCGTTACGCCGAGTATCTTTGCACGCTCGGGATCATCGCGTCTTCGCTTGAAAAGATCGCGCTCCAGGTCCGGCATTGGCAGCGGACCGAGGTTCGCGAGGCTCAGGAAAAATTCAAGACCGGCCAGAAAGGATCGAGCGCGATGCCGCACAAACGCAACCCTATCCTCTCCGAACGCATTTGCGGAATGGCGCGGACGATCCGCGCGAACGCCGTCGTCGGGCTTGAGAATGTCGCACTCTGGCACGAACGCGATATTTCGCACAGCTCGGCCGAACGCATCGTGTTGCCGGATTCGAGCGCGGCGCTCGATTATATTCTGGCGAAAACGACCTCGTTGCTCGATACGCTCATCGTCTATCCGGAAAATATGCTCAAGAACTTGAACCTGACACGGGGTTTGGTGTTCAGCGGACAGCTTTTGCTCGCCCTGACTCAAAAAGGAGTTTCGCGCGAGGACTCTTACGCTTGGACGCAGCGCAACGCGATGAAGGTTTGGGACGAAGGCGGCGAGTATCGCGAACTGGTAATGAAAGACGCGGACATCTCTTCAAAGCTTTCGCCCGAAGAGATCGCCCGCGCCTTTGATGTAAAGCATTATCTGCGAAACGTCGAGACCGTTTTCAAACGCGTCTTCGATTAA
- a CDS encoding trypsin-like peptidase domain-containing protein — MKGSSLVVVFFFFLAVLGVRAQQDPAQQALSSIVELSVQKQDGTAQNGVGFLAVRDGMVATAWHIVRDAKRVVARFPSGDEFQCTGVIDKDETRNVALVRIKVFGRPLLKLSAADSPAGANLFVAGVKDTAFGLLPVTVAEPASKDGSKWAILNGDVPIGNSGAPLLNSEGEVVGLLTLRQIEGKVVPTMIPAGFILALDNSLPTEPWAQIPVSQPVPTPTPAKPEANAGNDAVDALLGNALLILSDNMDIIDWADVGIKGFGFRNGVPKPVYDFQQDLDIIGGKVAEIRTDDALRQKVIKSVLQALVFQKSSSENFIRSVVVGQQTGIWGAQAQDAFSRSSAFRKSLEEKLVEMNPEVAELERTSAKFRESLFPKLRYRLMLAKEPGGFRLGVLVYARRPFFMLVVYNDGFADKIGLRPGDTIKSVAGRDFTNVWDIEELKLLIKANLGKKIKAVVERDGKTQTIDLKLPKTIPAEAIVN; from the coding sequence ATGAAAGGCAGTTCATTGGTTGTTGTTTTTTTCTTCTTCCTGGCCGTTTTAGGCGTTCGCGCGCAGCAAGACCCGGCGCAACAAGCGTTATCGTCGATTGTCGAATTGTCGGTTCAAAAGCAGGACGGGACCGCGCAGAACGGCGTTGGTTTCCTGGCTGTCCGCGACGGGATGGTTGCGACCGCGTGGCATATAGTGCGTGACGCGAAACGCGTCGTCGCGCGGTTTCCTTCCGGAGATGAGTTCCAGTGCACCGGCGTTATCGACAAAGACGAAACGAGAAACGTCGCGCTTGTCAGAATAAAGGTCTTTGGCCGGCCGCTGCTGAAACTCTCGGCGGCCGATTCGCCGGCGGGAGCCAACCTATTCGTTGCCGGAGTAAAAGACACTGCGTTCGGTTTGCTGCCGGTAACGGTCGCCGAACCTGCCAGCAAGGACGGTTCGAAATGGGCGATCTTGAACGGCGATGTTCCGATCGGGAACAGCGGCGCGCCGTTGTTGAACTCGGAAGGAGAGGTCGTCGGATTGCTCACCCTTCGGCAGATCGAAGGCAAGGTCGTGCCGACGATGATTCCGGCAGGATTCATTCTGGCGCTCGACAACAGCCTTCCGACGGAGCCTTGGGCGCAAATTCCGGTGAGCCAGCCGGTTCCAACGCCCACGCCAGCGAAGCCGGAGGCGAACGCGGGCAACGACGCCGTTGATGCTCTACTTGGCAATGCGCTACTGATTCTTAGCGATAATATGGACATCATCGATTGGGCGGACGTCGGGATCAAGGGCTTCGGTTTCAGGAACGGCGTTCCGAAGCCGGTTTACGATTTTCAGCAGGATCTGGATATCATCGGCGGCAAGGTCGCAGAGATCCGGACCGACGATGCGCTGCGGCAGAAAGTGATCAAATCGGTACTGCAGGCGCTTGTATTCCAAAAGTCGAGCAGCGAGAACTTCATCCGTTCGGTCGTCGTCGGACAGCAAACCGGCATTTGGGGTGCGCAGGCGCAGGATGCATTCAGCCGGTCGTCGGCTTTTCGAAAGAGCCTTGAAGAAAAACTGGTCGAAATGAACCCGGAAGTCGCCGAACTCGAGCGGACATCGGCGAAGTTCAGAGAGTCACTGTTCCCCAAGCTCAGATATCGTTTGATGTTGGCGAAGGAACCTGGCGGATTCCGCCTTGGAGTCCTGGTCTATGCGCGGCGACCGTTCTTTATGCTGGTTGTATACAACGATGGATTCGCCGACAAGATCGGATTGCGGCCCGGAGATACCATCAAATCGGTTGCCGGCCGCGACTTTACGAATGTCTGGGACATCGAGGAATTGAAACTATTGATCAAAGCGAATCTCGGAAAGAAAATAAAGGCGGTCGTCGAGCGCGACGGCAAGACCCAGACGATCGATTTGAAATTGCCGAAAACGATTCCGGCGGAAGCGATCGTGAATTGA
- the asd gene encoding aspartate-semialdehyde dehydrogenase codes for MAKKYRVGILGATGTVGQRFCQLLENHPQFEITALAASDRSAGKMFVEACAWKLAGGMPANVKNIVVQPIEPPLDCDLVFSSLPSSVARETEESFARAGYPVISNSSSFRMDEDVPLLIPEINPDHLGLLEKQRAKRGFGKGFIVTNPNCAVVSFAPPLAALHRRFGIESVVVTTLQAISGAGYPGVPSLDITDNVIPYIAGEEPKVETEAQKILGRFVDGAIEKADFSVSAQCFRVHVIDGHTASVRVDLRETSTLEDVIEAMKSFPSLDLYSSPKQFIDVIEEPSRPQPRLDRDSGNGMTITVGRLFPDNIFDYRFVALSHNTVRGAAGAAVLNAELLASKGLL; via the coding sequence ATGGCTAAAAAATACAGAGTCGGAATTTTGGGCGCGACCGGAACCGTCGGACAAAGGTTTTGTCAGCTTCTGGAAAATCATCCGCAGTTCGAGATCACCGCGCTTGCGGCTTCGGATCGTTCGGCGGGCAAGATGTTCGTCGAAGCTTGCGCGTGGAAACTCGCCGGCGGAATGCCCGCAAACGTCAAGAACATCGTCGTCCAACCGATCGAACCGCCGCTCGATTGCGATCTCGTGTTTTCGAGTTTGCCGTCATCCGTCGCCCGTGAGACGGAAGAATCGTTCGCGCGGGCCGGTTATCCGGTGATCAGCAACTCGTCTTCGTTTCGAATGGACGAGGACGTCCCGCTATTGATCCCGGAGATCAATCCGGATCATCTCGGCCTGCTTGAGAAACAACGCGCCAAACGCGGTTTCGGCAAGGGTTTCATCGTCACCAACCCGAATTGCGCGGTTGTCAGCTTCGCTCCGCCGCTCGCGGCGCTCCACCGACGTTTCGGCATCGAATCGGTCGTCGTGACGACTCTTCAGGCGATCTCCGGAGCGGGTTATCCGGGTGTGCCTTCGCTCGATATCACCGACAATGTCATTCCCTACATCGCCGGCGAGGAACCGAAGGTCGAGACGGAGGCGCAGAAGATCCTCGGCCGGTTCGTTGACGGCGCGATCGAAAAGGCCGACTTTTCGGTCTCGGCGCAATGTTTTCGCGTGCACGTCATCGACGGCCATACGGCGTCGGTGCGCGTCGATCTGCGCGAGACGTCGACGCTCGAAGATGTCATCGAGGCGATGAAGAGCTTTCCTTCGCTCGACCTGTATTCGTCGCCGAAACAGTTTATCGACGTGATCGAGGAGCCGTCGCGTCCGCAACCGCGCCTCGACCGCGACTCCGGCAACGGAATGACGATCACCGTCGGTCGCCTTTTCCCGGACAATATTTTCGACTATCGATTCGTGGCGCTCTCGCACAACACCGTTCGCGGGGCCGCCGGCGCGGCGGTTCTGAACGCCGAACTTCTGGCGAGCAAAGGACTGTTGTGA
- the purS gene encoding phosphoribosylformylglycinamidine synthase subunit PurS, which produces MKAKVYVTLKPGILDPQGKAIQHSVELMGFEKIADVRQGKYFEVALDDSLSAEDAKRAVEQIASDVLANPVIEDYRVEVVNG; this is translated from the coding sequence ATGAAAGCAAAAGTTTATGTAACGCTAAAACCGGGCATCCTCGACCCGCAAGGGAAGGCGATCCAACACTCCGTCGAGCTGATGGGTTTTGAGAAGATCGCCGATGTCCGGCAGGGAAAGTATTTTGAGGTGGCGCTCGATGATTCGCTCAGTGCCGAAGACGCCAAGCGCGCGGTCGAGCAGATCGCAAGCGACGTTTTGGCAAATCCCGTGATCGAGGATTACAGGGTCGAAGTAGTCAACGGTTGA
- a CDS encoding DUF4870 domain-containing protein, translating into MQNMSGGKTALGLDTGIGVLICYFGNLACGLPLGLIYCILVVVQDQTNKVARFHAFQSLFLAVASIVIMIPLGIVYGISFAVDVAIGFPLFIALTGIGVLVFSLAILYFVIMAAIKGYGGEMYKIPVIGNFAEKYA; encoded by the coding sequence ATGCAAAACATGTCCGGCGGAAAAACCGCCTTAGGATTGGATACCGGGATCGGCGTATTGATCTGCTATTTCGGCAATCTCGCCTGCGGCTTGCCGCTCGGTTTGATCTACTGCATCTTGGTGGTCGTTCAGGATCAAACGAACAAGGTCGCACGGTTCCACGCGTTTCAGAGTCTCTTTTTGGCGGTCGCTTCGATCGTCATCATGATTCCTTTGGGGATCGTTTACGGAATCAGCTTCGCTGTCGATGTTGCGATCGGTTTTCCGCTATTTATCGCGTTGACCGGCATCGGCGTCCTCGTCTTCAGTTTGGCGATTCTCTATTTCGTCATTATGGCGGCGATCAAAGGTTACGGCGGCGAAATGTACAAGATTCCGGTGATCGGTAACTTCGCCGAAAAATACGCTTAA
- a CDS encoding ROK family protein, with amino-acid sequence MSFPDNNTENAVGVEVTTSTLRAVCIGADGAIVEAHAAPLIRGNDVLPQIVGFINELRSKFGTFDRIGITFPGLIHRDSRRIAFSSYFPDLHGIDVLGELEAKTRLKVLIENDANAAGFGEFSFGAGRDSRNMFYVTLGTGVGGALILDGKIWHGESGFAGEFGFLAIDEDGTRLEDVASATNIIRRTRQRFHQDSTSSLGKVSEDEITVADVVLAAKNGDDFAHLMLQRTGRYVGTAIADVINLLDVEHIVIGGEIADADQTLIEGIMMRAGEFSFKPSFEKTTIVPGKLGVEAAAIGVALLSKTL; translated from the coding sequence ATGAGCTTCCCTGATAACAATACGGAAAATGCTGTTGGGGTCGAGGTTACCACTTCGACGCTCCGCGCAGTTTGCATCGGCGCTGACGGCGCGATCGTTGAAGCGCACGCCGCGCCTCTGATTCGCGGAAACGACGTTCTTCCCCAGATCGTCGGGTTTATCAATGAGTTGCGTTCGAAGTTCGGGACGTTTGATCGGATAGGCATCACGTTTCCGGGGCTGATCCACCGTGATAGCCGGCGAATCGCTTTTTCATCTTACTTCCCCGATCTCCATGGTATCGACGTTCTCGGCGAGCTTGAAGCGAAGACCCGGCTCAAGGTTCTGATCGAAAACGATGCGAATGCGGCCGGCTTCGGAGAGTTTTCGTTTGGGGCCGGACGCGATAGCCGAAATATGTTCTACGTGACGCTCGGAACCGGTGTCGGAGGCGCGCTCATTCTCGACGGCAAGATCTGGCACGGTGAATCGGGATTTGCCGGTGAGTTCGGTTTTCTTGCGATTGACGAAGACGGCACGCGGCTCGAGGACGTGGCGTCGGCGACGAATATCATCCGGCGGACGCGGCAACGTTTTCATCAGGACAGCACGTCGTCGCTCGGAAAGGTTTCGGAGGATGAGATAACCGTTGCGGACGTGGTGCTCGCCGCGAAGAATGGAGACGATTTTGCGCACTTGATGCTGCAGAGAACCGGCCGCTACGTTGGAACGGCGATCGCGGATGTGATCAATCTGCTCGACGTCGAACACATCGTTATCGGCGGCGAGATCGCGGACGCCGATCAAACATTGATCGAAGGGATCATGATGCGTGCCGGTGAGTTCTCCTTCAAGCCTTCGTTTGAGAAGACCACGATCGTTCCCGGAAAACTCGGCGTCGAGGCGGCGGCTATCGGAGTTGCATTATTGTCGAAAACGTTGTAA